A portion of the Thunnus maccoyii chromosome 20, fThuMac1.1, whole genome shotgun sequence genome contains these proteins:
- the LOC121886777 gene encoding SUN domain-containing protein 1-like isoform X6: protein MSRRSLRLDDGLLDRSLPHCSASFSVGGSSWRSSRSLKSRRSQQLSVSCSESLLGQTPRKAAGPSLLNSSLHSVASDASLLSSLLDESSVQETTLVNTFWGLDQDVDPKESTVIAEPSSVLANSTLIGCDGRCPKQPVQTHSRVYCRDCESDRKEPATAFTSSSSKYTSTSTSSSSSMGPGRPEPRDPDTSTVYGRDRIRKSRTAGFGHCGDMNLKEWKQRERHPDGSLCDDCKEKRRGSETDNVSSSSSSWWSSSSVASCLLGLTWSATVFTGKTAGEVFRRLSRRWRHMTTSFLLTRFPLRLFLVLLPLLLLFSLCWFGPAGLQSVLPAVNITDWRTAVSDIPALSSIYSIMSSQSQSAGGAMEESREVQTHVGPLYSRTPPAETPTGEEEESAAADDDSVRLVLLEQSLTALWERVEAGGQRAEQRHREVLRMYTDLQQQQQQQLVSVQSSVGEGTEPWLSGLLDQQLSQLRRRLDEERRQREQIRQQDLVQQQSQTSRLDQLELQLQTLAAKTEQVHRRQEAATTVSPSPSTLPAAVSVGVDRQSHDALLAEVARLEAALEDVRRDVEGLSGCRDGCRGLDRIQQTISAQVSSRVRKDVRALIYGNQLTVGGGASGDTAALPESLLQWLSQQYVSGADLQAALASLELSILQNISLQLQQQHRSEEMVSEAVLHAAGAAGAAVTQEEVHMIVKNALRLFSQDRTGLADYALESGGGSVLSTRCSETYETKAALLSLFGVPLWYFSQSPRAVIQPDVHPGNCWAFRGSTGFLVIRLSMKILPTAFSLEHIPKSLAPSGTLHSAPRDFNVYGLDEESQERGKLLGTYTYDEDGEALQTYSVTEENDQTFQIIEVQVLSNWGHQEYTCMYRFRVHGTPQS, encoded by the exons gtcGTTGAAGTCTCGTCGTTCTCAGCAGCTCTCGGTCTCCTGCTCCGAGTCTCTCCTCGGTCAGACTCCTCGTAAAGCCGCCGGTCCGTcgctcctcaacagcagccTCCACAGCGTGGCCTCGGACGCCTCGCTGCTCTCCTCCCTGCTGGACGAGTCCTCCGTCCAGGAGACCACGCTGGTCAACACCTTCTGGG GTCTGGACCAGGATGTTGATCCCAAAG AAAGCACCGTCATCGCCGAGCCGAGCTCCGTCCTGGCGAACAGCACTCTGATTGGCTGCGACGGCCGCTGTCCCAAACAGCCGGTCCAGACGCACAGCAGAGTTTACTGCAGAGACTGCGAGTCAGACAGGAAGGAGCCCGCCACCGcgttcacctcctcctcctccaaatacacctccacctccacctcctcctcctcctcgatGGGTCCAGGACGCCCGGAGCCCCGAGACCCAGACACCTCCACCGTCTACGGCCGAGACCGGATCCGCAAGAGCcggacag CTGGTTTCGGTCACTGCGGAGACATGAACCTGAAGGAGTGGAAGCAGAGGGAGCGTCATCCCGACGGATCTCTGT gtgacgaCTGTAAAGAGAAACGACGAGGCTCAGAGACGGATAACGTCTCCTCATCTTCGTCTTCGTGGtggtcatcatcatcagtggcTTCCTGTTTGTTGGGGCTGACGTGGAGCGCCACTGTTTTTACAG gtaagACGGCGGGGGAAGTGTTCAGGCGGCTCAGCAGACGATGGCGTCACATGACCACCAGCTTCCTCCTGACTCG GTTTCCTCTCAGACTCTTCCTGGttctccttcctctgctgctcctgttCA GCCTGTGTTGGTTTGGTCCAGCTGGTCTACAGTCTGTCCTACCAGCCGTCAACATCACAGACTGGAGGACGGCGGTGTCTGACATCCCCGCGCTGTCCTCCATCTACAGCATCATGTCCTCACAGAGCcaatcagcagggggcgctaTGGAGGAGTCGAGGGAGGTGCAGACCCACGTGGGGCCGCTCTACAGTCGAACTCCACCGGCTGAAACACCCACAGGAGAGGAG GAAGAGTCGGCGGCAGCGGATGATGACTCTGTGCGGCTCGTCCTTCTGGAGCAGAGTCTGACGGCGCTGTGGGAGCGTGTGGAGGCTGGAGGGCAGCGGGCGGAGCAGAGACACAGGGAGGTGCTGCGGATGTACACAgacctccagcagcagcagcagcagcagctcgtcTCTGTTCAGAGCAGCGTCGGCGAGGGCACAGAGCCGTGGCTGAGCGGCCTCCTGGACCAGCAGCTGTCCCAGCTGAGGAGACGCCTGGACGAGGAGAGACGACAGAGGGAACAG ATCCGACAGCAGGATTtggtgcagcagcagagccaaACGTCTCGTCTGGATCAgctggagctgcagctgcagacacTTGCTGCCAAGACAGAG CAGGTGCACCGGAGACAAGAAGCTGCTACAACAGTCTCACCTTCACCTTCAACacttccagctgctgtcag TGTTGGTGTGGACCGTCAGTCCCATGATGCCTTGCTGGCAGAGGTTGCCCGGTTGGAGGCGGCTCTGGAGGACGTGAGGCGGGACGTTGAGGGTCTGTCTGGGTGTCGGGACGGCTGCCGAGGACTCGACAGAATCCAGCAGACG ATTTCAGCGCAGGTTTCCTCTCGGGTCCGCAAGGACGTTCGGGCTCTGATCTACGGGAACCAGCTGACGGTGGGGGGCGGGGCCTCTGGTGACACCGCCGCCCTCCCGGAGTCGCTCCTCCAGTGGCTGTCGCAGCAGTACGTCAGCGGGGCCGACCTGCAGGCGGCGCTGGCCTCCTTGGAGCTCAGCATCCTGCAGAACAtcagcctgcagctgcagcagcagcatcgcAGCGAGGAGATGGTCAGTGAGGCCGTCCTGCACGCCGCTGGGGCTGCTGGGGCCGCCGTGACACAAGAG GAAGTCCATATGATTGTGAAGAACGCTCTGCGACTGTTTTCTCAGGACCGAACTGGCCTGGCGGACTACGCTCTGGAGTCTGGAG GGGGCAGCGTCCTGAGCACTCGCTGCTCGGAGACGTACGAGACGAAGGCCGCTCTGCTCAGTCTGTTCGGTGTtcctctctggtatttctctcAGTCTCCTCGAGCTGTAATccag CCAGACGTCCATCCAGGAAACTGCTGGGCTTTCAGAGGCTCCACAGGCTTCCTGGTGATCCGCCTCTCCATGAAGATCCTCCCCACCGCCTTCTCCCTGGAACACATTCCCAAAAGCCTGGCACCCAGCGGGACGCTGCACAGCGCCCCCCGAGACTTCAACGTCTAC GGTCTGGATGAAGAGAGTCAGGAGAGGGGGAAGCTGCTGGGCACGTACACCTACGACGAGGATGGAGAAGCTCTACAGACCTACTCTGTCACT GAGGAGAATGACCAAACCTTTCAGATCATTGAGGTGCAGGTGTTGTCCAACTGGGGCCACCAGGAGTACACTTGCATGTACCGCTTCAGAGTGCACGGGACGCCGCAAAGTTGA
- the LOC121886777 gene encoding SUN domain-containing protein 1-like isoform X4, whose protein sequence is MSRRSLRLDDGLLDRSLPHCSASFSVGGSSWRSSRSLKSRRSQQLSVSCSESLLGQTPRKAAGPSLLNSSLHSVASDASLLSSLLDESSVQETTLVNTFWGLDQDVDPKESTVIAEPSSVLANSTLIGCDGRCPKQPVQTHSRVYCRDCESDRKEPATAFTSSSSKYTSTSTSSSSSMGPGRPEPRDPDTSTVYGRDRIRKSRTDVLQLWLDSSLLCVRRAAARCASVMTHTRRVCRGLASKVTEVNTQTENRHAAGFGHCGDMNLKEWKQRERHPDGSLCDDCKEKRRGSETDNVSSSSSSWWSSSSVASCLLGLTWSATVFTGKTAGEVFRRLSRRWRHMTTSFLLTRFPLRLFLVLLPLLLLFSLCWFGPAGLQSVLPAVNITDWRTAVSDIPALSSIYSIMSSQSQSAGGAMEESREVQTHVGPLYSRTPPAETPTGEEEESAAADDDSVRLVLLEQSLTALWERVEAGGQRAEQRHREVLRMYTDLQQQQQQQLVSVQSSVGEGTEPWLSGLLDQQLSQLRRRLDEERRQREQIRQQDLVQQQSQTSRLDQLELQLQTLAAKTEQVHRRQEAATTVSPSPSTLPAAVSVGVDRQSHDALLAEVARLEAALEDVRRDVEGLSGCRDGCRGLDRIQQTISAQVSSRVRKDVRALIYGNQLTVGGGASGDTAALPESLLQWLSQQYVSGADLQAALASLELSILQNISLQLQQQHRSEEMVSEAVLHAAGAAGAAVTQEEVHMIVKNALRLFSQDRTGLADYALESGGGSVLSTRCSETYETKAALLSLFGVPLWYFSQSPRAVIQPDVHPGNCWAFRGSTGFLVIRLSMKILPTAFSLEHIPKSLAPSGTLHSAPRDFNVYGLDEESQERGKLLGTYTYDEDGEALQTYSVTEENDQTFQIIEVQVLSNWGHQEYTCMYRFRVHGTPQS, encoded by the exons gtcGTTGAAGTCTCGTCGTTCTCAGCAGCTCTCGGTCTCCTGCTCCGAGTCTCTCCTCGGTCAGACTCCTCGTAAAGCCGCCGGTCCGTcgctcctcaacagcagccTCCACAGCGTGGCCTCGGACGCCTCGCTGCTCTCCTCCCTGCTGGACGAGTCCTCCGTCCAGGAGACCACGCTGGTCAACACCTTCTGGG GTCTGGACCAGGATGTTGATCCCAAAG AAAGCACCGTCATCGCCGAGCCGAGCTCCGTCCTGGCGAACAGCACTCTGATTGGCTGCGACGGCCGCTGTCCCAAACAGCCGGTCCAGACGCACAGCAGAGTTTACTGCAGAGACTGCGAGTCAGACAGGAAGGAGCCCGCCACCGcgttcacctcctcctcctccaaatacacctccacctccacctcctcctcctcctcgatGGGTCCAGGACGCCCGGAGCCCCGAGACCCAGACACCTCCACCGTCTACGGCCGAGACCGGATCCGCAAGAGCcggacag atgtgctgcagctgtggTTGGACTCCTCTCTGCTGTGCGTCAGGAGAGCCGCGGCCCGCTGCGCCTCCGTGATGACACACACCCGGCGGGTGTGTCGGGGGCTCGCTTCGAAGGTCACAGAGGTcaacacacagactgaaaacagacacgCAG CTGGTTTCGGTCACTGCGGAGACATGAACCTGAAGGAGTGGAAGCAGAGGGAGCGTCATCCCGACGGATCTCTGT gtgacgaCTGTAAAGAGAAACGACGAGGCTCAGAGACGGATAACGTCTCCTCATCTTCGTCTTCGTGGtggtcatcatcatcagtggcTTCCTGTTTGTTGGGGCTGACGTGGAGCGCCACTGTTTTTACAG gtaagACGGCGGGGGAAGTGTTCAGGCGGCTCAGCAGACGATGGCGTCACATGACCACCAGCTTCCTCCTGACTCG GTTTCCTCTCAGACTCTTCCTGGttctccttcctctgctgctcctgttCA GCCTGTGTTGGTTTGGTCCAGCTGGTCTACAGTCTGTCCTACCAGCCGTCAACATCACAGACTGGAGGACGGCGGTGTCTGACATCCCCGCGCTGTCCTCCATCTACAGCATCATGTCCTCACAGAGCcaatcagcagggggcgctaTGGAGGAGTCGAGGGAGGTGCAGACCCACGTGGGGCCGCTCTACAGTCGAACTCCACCGGCTGAAACACCCACAGGAGAGGAG GAAGAGTCGGCGGCAGCGGATGATGACTCTGTGCGGCTCGTCCTTCTGGAGCAGAGTCTGACGGCGCTGTGGGAGCGTGTGGAGGCTGGAGGGCAGCGGGCGGAGCAGAGACACAGGGAGGTGCTGCGGATGTACACAgacctccagcagcagcagcagcagcagctcgtcTCTGTTCAGAGCAGCGTCGGCGAGGGCACAGAGCCGTGGCTGAGCGGCCTCCTGGACCAGCAGCTGTCCCAGCTGAGGAGACGCCTGGACGAGGAGAGACGACAGAGGGAACAG ATCCGACAGCAGGATTtggtgcagcagcagagccaaACGTCTCGTCTGGATCAgctggagctgcagctgcagacacTTGCTGCCAAGACAGAG CAGGTGCACCGGAGACAAGAAGCTGCTACAACAGTCTCACCTTCACCTTCAACacttccagctgctgtcag TGTTGGTGTGGACCGTCAGTCCCATGATGCCTTGCTGGCAGAGGTTGCCCGGTTGGAGGCGGCTCTGGAGGACGTGAGGCGGGACGTTGAGGGTCTGTCTGGGTGTCGGGACGGCTGCCGAGGACTCGACAGAATCCAGCAGACG ATTTCAGCGCAGGTTTCCTCTCGGGTCCGCAAGGACGTTCGGGCTCTGATCTACGGGAACCAGCTGACGGTGGGGGGCGGGGCCTCTGGTGACACCGCCGCCCTCCCGGAGTCGCTCCTCCAGTGGCTGTCGCAGCAGTACGTCAGCGGGGCCGACCTGCAGGCGGCGCTGGCCTCCTTGGAGCTCAGCATCCTGCAGAACAtcagcctgcagctgcagcagcagcatcgcAGCGAGGAGATGGTCAGTGAGGCCGTCCTGCACGCCGCTGGGGCTGCTGGGGCCGCCGTGACACAAGAG GAAGTCCATATGATTGTGAAGAACGCTCTGCGACTGTTTTCTCAGGACCGAACTGGCCTGGCGGACTACGCTCTGGAGTCTGGAG GGGGCAGCGTCCTGAGCACTCGCTGCTCGGAGACGTACGAGACGAAGGCCGCTCTGCTCAGTCTGTTCGGTGTtcctctctggtatttctctcAGTCTCCTCGAGCTGTAATccag CCAGACGTCCATCCAGGAAACTGCTGGGCTTTCAGAGGCTCCACAGGCTTCCTGGTGATCCGCCTCTCCATGAAGATCCTCCCCACCGCCTTCTCCCTGGAACACATTCCCAAAAGCCTGGCACCCAGCGGGACGCTGCACAGCGCCCCCCGAGACTTCAACGTCTAC GGTCTGGATGAAGAGAGTCAGGAGAGGGGGAAGCTGCTGGGCACGTACACCTACGACGAGGATGGAGAAGCTCTACAGACCTACTCTGTCACT GAGGAGAATGACCAAACCTTTCAGATCATTGAGGTGCAGGTGTTGTCCAACTGGGGCCACCAGGAGTACACTTGCATGTACCGCTTCAGAGTGCACGGGACGCCGCAAAGTTGA
- the LOC121886777 gene encoding SUN domain-containing protein 1-like isoform X7: MSRRSLRLDDGLLDRSLPHCSASFSVGGSSWRSSRSLKSRRSQQLSVSCSESLLGQTPRKAAGPSLLNSSLHSVASDASLLSSLLDESSVQETTLVNTFWGLDQDVDPKAGFGHCGDMNLKEWKQRERHPDGSLCDDCKEKRRGSETDNVSSSSSSWWSSSSVASCLLGLTWSATVFTGKTAGEVFRRLSRRWRHMTTSFLLTRFPLRLFLVLLPLLLLFSLCWFGPAGLQSVLPAVNITDWRTAVSDIPALSSIYSIMSSQSQSAGGAMEESREVQTHVGPLYSRTPPAETPTGEEEESAAADDDSVRLVLLEQSLTALWERVEAGGQRAEQRHREVLRMYTDLQQQQQQQLVSVQSSVGEGTEPWLSGLLDQQLSQLRRRLDEERRQREQIRQQDLVQQQSQTSRLDQLELQLQTLAAKTEQVHRRQEAATTVSPSPSTLPAAVSVGVDRQSHDALLAEVARLEAALEDVRRDVEGLSGCRDGCRGLDRIQQTISAQVSSRVRKDVRALIYGNQLTVGGGASGDTAALPESLLQWLSQQYVSGADLQAALASLELSILQNISLQLQQQHRSEEMVSEAVLHAAGAAGAAVTQEEVHMIVKNALRLFSQDRTGLADYALESGGGSVLSTRCSETYETKAALLSLFGVPLWYFSQSPRAVIQPDVHPGNCWAFRGSTGFLVIRLSMKILPTAFSLEHIPKSLAPSGTLHSAPRDFNVYGLDEESQERGKLLGTYTYDEDGEALQTYSVTEENDQTFQIIEVQVLSNWGHQEYTCMYRFRVHGTPQS; the protein is encoded by the exons gtcGTTGAAGTCTCGTCGTTCTCAGCAGCTCTCGGTCTCCTGCTCCGAGTCTCTCCTCGGTCAGACTCCTCGTAAAGCCGCCGGTCCGTcgctcctcaacagcagccTCCACAGCGTGGCCTCGGACGCCTCGCTGCTCTCCTCCCTGCTGGACGAGTCCTCCGTCCAGGAGACCACGCTGGTCAACACCTTCTGGG GTCTGGACCAGGATGTTGATCCCAAAG CTGGTTTCGGTCACTGCGGAGACATGAACCTGAAGGAGTGGAAGCAGAGGGAGCGTCATCCCGACGGATCTCTGT gtgacgaCTGTAAAGAGAAACGACGAGGCTCAGAGACGGATAACGTCTCCTCATCTTCGTCTTCGTGGtggtcatcatcatcagtggcTTCCTGTTTGTTGGGGCTGACGTGGAGCGCCACTGTTTTTACAG gtaagACGGCGGGGGAAGTGTTCAGGCGGCTCAGCAGACGATGGCGTCACATGACCACCAGCTTCCTCCTGACTCG GTTTCCTCTCAGACTCTTCCTGGttctccttcctctgctgctcctgttCA GCCTGTGTTGGTTTGGTCCAGCTGGTCTACAGTCTGTCCTACCAGCCGTCAACATCACAGACTGGAGGACGGCGGTGTCTGACATCCCCGCGCTGTCCTCCATCTACAGCATCATGTCCTCACAGAGCcaatcagcagggggcgctaTGGAGGAGTCGAGGGAGGTGCAGACCCACGTGGGGCCGCTCTACAGTCGAACTCCACCGGCTGAAACACCCACAGGAGAGGAG GAAGAGTCGGCGGCAGCGGATGATGACTCTGTGCGGCTCGTCCTTCTGGAGCAGAGTCTGACGGCGCTGTGGGAGCGTGTGGAGGCTGGAGGGCAGCGGGCGGAGCAGAGACACAGGGAGGTGCTGCGGATGTACACAgacctccagcagcagcagcagcagcagctcgtcTCTGTTCAGAGCAGCGTCGGCGAGGGCACAGAGCCGTGGCTGAGCGGCCTCCTGGACCAGCAGCTGTCCCAGCTGAGGAGACGCCTGGACGAGGAGAGACGACAGAGGGAACAG ATCCGACAGCAGGATTtggtgcagcagcagagccaaACGTCTCGTCTGGATCAgctggagctgcagctgcagacacTTGCTGCCAAGACAGAG CAGGTGCACCGGAGACAAGAAGCTGCTACAACAGTCTCACCTTCACCTTCAACacttccagctgctgtcag TGTTGGTGTGGACCGTCAGTCCCATGATGCCTTGCTGGCAGAGGTTGCCCGGTTGGAGGCGGCTCTGGAGGACGTGAGGCGGGACGTTGAGGGTCTGTCTGGGTGTCGGGACGGCTGCCGAGGACTCGACAGAATCCAGCAGACG ATTTCAGCGCAGGTTTCCTCTCGGGTCCGCAAGGACGTTCGGGCTCTGATCTACGGGAACCAGCTGACGGTGGGGGGCGGGGCCTCTGGTGACACCGCCGCCCTCCCGGAGTCGCTCCTCCAGTGGCTGTCGCAGCAGTACGTCAGCGGGGCCGACCTGCAGGCGGCGCTGGCCTCCTTGGAGCTCAGCATCCTGCAGAACAtcagcctgcagctgcagcagcagcatcgcAGCGAGGAGATGGTCAGTGAGGCCGTCCTGCACGCCGCTGGGGCTGCTGGGGCCGCCGTGACACAAGAG GAAGTCCATATGATTGTGAAGAACGCTCTGCGACTGTTTTCTCAGGACCGAACTGGCCTGGCGGACTACGCTCTGGAGTCTGGAG GGGGCAGCGTCCTGAGCACTCGCTGCTCGGAGACGTACGAGACGAAGGCCGCTCTGCTCAGTCTGTTCGGTGTtcctctctggtatttctctcAGTCTCCTCGAGCTGTAATccag CCAGACGTCCATCCAGGAAACTGCTGGGCTTTCAGAGGCTCCACAGGCTTCCTGGTGATCCGCCTCTCCATGAAGATCCTCCCCACCGCCTTCTCCCTGGAACACATTCCCAAAAGCCTGGCACCCAGCGGGACGCTGCACAGCGCCCCCCGAGACTTCAACGTCTAC GGTCTGGATGAAGAGAGTCAGGAGAGGGGGAAGCTGCTGGGCACGTACACCTACGACGAGGATGGAGAAGCTCTACAGACCTACTCTGTCACT GAGGAGAATGACCAAACCTTTCAGATCATTGAGGTGCAGGTGTTGTCCAACTGGGGCCACCAGGAGTACACTTGCATGTACCGCTTCAGAGTGCACGGGACGCCGCAAAGTTGA
- the LOC121886777 gene encoding SUN domain-containing protein 2-like isoform X1, which translates to MSRRSLRLDDGLLDRSLPHCSASFSVGGSSWRSSRSLKSRRSQQLSVSCSESLLGQTPRKAAGPSLLNSSLHSVASDASLLSSLLDESSVQETTLVNTFWGLDQDVDPKESTVIAEPSSVLANSTLIGCDGRCPKQPVQTHSRVYCRDCESDRKEPATAFTSSSSKYTSTSTSSSSSMGPGRPEPRDPDTSTVYGRDRIRKSRTAGVLVSVWDAGVNVSRRSAACLVWLLTLLYHQLLLQKPQDVTDVLQLWLDSSLLCVRRAAARCASVMTHTRRVCRGLASKVTEVNTQTENRHAAGFGHCGDMNLKEWKQRERHPDGSLCDDCKEKRRGSETDNVSSSSSSWWSSSSVASCLLGLTWSATVFTGKTAGEVFRRLSRRWRHMTTSFLLTRFPLRLFLVLLPLLLLFSLCWFGPAGLQSVLPAVNITDWRTAVSDIPALSSIYSIMSSQSQSAGGAMEESREVQTHVGPLYSRTPPAETPTGEEEESAAADDDSVRLVLLEQSLTALWERVEAGGQRAEQRHREVLRMYTDLQQQQQQQLVSVQSSVGEGTEPWLSGLLDQQLSQLRRRLDEERRQREQIRQQDLVQQQSQTSRLDQLELQLQTLAAKTEQVHRRQEAATTVSPSPSTLPAAVSVGVDRQSHDALLAEVARLEAALEDVRRDVEGLSGCRDGCRGLDRIQQTISAQVSSRVRKDVRALIYGNQLTVGGGASGDTAALPESLLQWLSQQYVSGADLQAALASLELSILQNISLQLQQQHRSEEMVSEAVLHAAGAAGAAVTQEEVHMIVKNALRLFSQDRTGLADYALESGGGSVLSTRCSETYETKAALLSLFGVPLWYFSQSPRAVIQPDVHPGNCWAFRGSTGFLVIRLSMKILPTAFSLEHIPKSLAPSGTLHSAPRDFNVYGLDEESQERGKLLGTYTYDEDGEALQTYSVTEENDQTFQIIEVQVLSNWGHQEYTCMYRFRVHGTPQS; encoded by the exons gtcGTTGAAGTCTCGTCGTTCTCAGCAGCTCTCGGTCTCCTGCTCCGAGTCTCTCCTCGGTCAGACTCCTCGTAAAGCCGCCGGTCCGTcgctcctcaacagcagccTCCACAGCGTGGCCTCGGACGCCTCGCTGCTCTCCTCCCTGCTGGACGAGTCCTCCGTCCAGGAGACCACGCTGGTCAACACCTTCTGGG GTCTGGACCAGGATGTTGATCCCAAAG AAAGCACCGTCATCGCCGAGCCGAGCTCCGTCCTGGCGAACAGCACTCTGATTGGCTGCGACGGCCGCTGTCCCAAACAGCCGGTCCAGACGCACAGCAGAGTTTACTGCAGAGACTGCGAGTCAGACAGGAAGGAGCCCGCCACCGcgttcacctcctcctcctccaaatacacctccacctccacctcctcctcctcctcgatGGGTCCAGGACGCCCGGAGCCCCGAGACCCAGACACCTCCACCGTCTACGGCCGAGACCGGATCCGCAAGAGCcggacag caggTGTTCTGGTGTCCGTGTGGGACGCAGGTGTGAATGTCAGCAGGCGGTCGGCGGCTTGTTTAGTTTGGCTGTTAACTCTGCTTTAtcaccagctgctgctgcagaaaccTCAGGATGTGACAG atgtgctgcagctgtggTTGGACTCCTCTCTGCTGTGCGTCAGGAGAGCCGCGGCCCGCTGCGCCTCCGTGATGACACACACCCGGCGGGTGTGTCGGGGGCTCGCTTCGAAGGTCACAGAGGTcaacacacagactgaaaacagacacgCAG CTGGTTTCGGTCACTGCGGAGACATGAACCTGAAGGAGTGGAAGCAGAGGGAGCGTCATCCCGACGGATCTCTGT gtgacgaCTGTAAAGAGAAACGACGAGGCTCAGAGACGGATAACGTCTCCTCATCTTCGTCTTCGTGGtggtcatcatcatcagtggcTTCCTGTTTGTTGGGGCTGACGTGGAGCGCCACTGTTTTTACAG gtaagACGGCGGGGGAAGTGTTCAGGCGGCTCAGCAGACGATGGCGTCACATGACCACCAGCTTCCTCCTGACTCG GTTTCCTCTCAGACTCTTCCTGGttctccttcctctgctgctcctgttCA GCCTGTGTTGGTTTGGTCCAGCTGGTCTACAGTCTGTCCTACCAGCCGTCAACATCACAGACTGGAGGACGGCGGTGTCTGACATCCCCGCGCTGTCCTCCATCTACAGCATCATGTCCTCACAGAGCcaatcagcagggggcgctaTGGAGGAGTCGAGGGAGGTGCAGACCCACGTGGGGCCGCTCTACAGTCGAACTCCACCGGCTGAAACACCCACAGGAGAGGAG GAAGAGTCGGCGGCAGCGGATGATGACTCTGTGCGGCTCGTCCTTCTGGAGCAGAGTCTGACGGCGCTGTGGGAGCGTGTGGAGGCTGGAGGGCAGCGGGCGGAGCAGAGACACAGGGAGGTGCTGCGGATGTACACAgacctccagcagcagcagcagcagcagctcgtcTCTGTTCAGAGCAGCGTCGGCGAGGGCACAGAGCCGTGGCTGAGCGGCCTCCTGGACCAGCAGCTGTCCCAGCTGAGGAGACGCCTGGACGAGGAGAGACGACAGAGGGAACAG ATCCGACAGCAGGATTtggtgcagcagcagagccaaACGTCTCGTCTGGATCAgctggagctgcagctgcagacacTTGCTGCCAAGACAGAG CAGGTGCACCGGAGACAAGAAGCTGCTACAACAGTCTCACCTTCACCTTCAACacttccagctgctgtcag TGTTGGTGTGGACCGTCAGTCCCATGATGCCTTGCTGGCAGAGGTTGCCCGGTTGGAGGCGGCTCTGGAGGACGTGAGGCGGGACGTTGAGGGTCTGTCTGGGTGTCGGGACGGCTGCCGAGGACTCGACAGAATCCAGCAGACG ATTTCAGCGCAGGTTTCCTCTCGGGTCCGCAAGGACGTTCGGGCTCTGATCTACGGGAACCAGCTGACGGTGGGGGGCGGGGCCTCTGGTGACACCGCCGCCCTCCCGGAGTCGCTCCTCCAGTGGCTGTCGCAGCAGTACGTCAGCGGGGCCGACCTGCAGGCGGCGCTGGCCTCCTTGGAGCTCAGCATCCTGCAGAACAtcagcctgcagctgcagcagcagcatcgcAGCGAGGAGATGGTCAGTGAGGCCGTCCTGCACGCCGCTGGGGCTGCTGGGGCCGCCGTGACACAAGAG GAAGTCCATATGATTGTGAAGAACGCTCTGCGACTGTTTTCTCAGGACCGAACTGGCCTGGCGGACTACGCTCTGGAGTCTGGAG GGGGCAGCGTCCTGAGCACTCGCTGCTCGGAGACGTACGAGACGAAGGCCGCTCTGCTCAGTCTGTTCGGTGTtcctctctggtatttctctcAGTCTCCTCGAGCTGTAATccag CCAGACGTCCATCCAGGAAACTGCTGGGCTTTCAGAGGCTCCACAGGCTTCCTGGTGATCCGCCTCTCCATGAAGATCCTCCCCACCGCCTTCTCCCTGGAACACATTCCCAAAAGCCTGGCACCCAGCGGGACGCTGCACAGCGCCCCCCGAGACTTCAACGTCTAC GGTCTGGATGAAGAGAGTCAGGAGAGGGGGAAGCTGCTGGGCACGTACACCTACGACGAGGATGGAGAAGCTCTACAGACCTACTCTGTCACT GAGGAGAATGACCAAACCTTTCAGATCATTGAGGTGCAGGTGTTGTCCAACTGGGGCCACCAGGAGTACACTTGCATGTACCGCTTCAGAGTGCACGGGACGCCGCAAAGTTGA